The following proteins come from a genomic window of Sphingomonas japonica:
- a CDS encoding DUF4345 domain-containing protein produces the protein MTEKRWLQLAVAAACFVPLSASILSLIRGPAWIGGVTDVPTDLDSHFRYLSGIFLAMGIGFVTCIPGIEDKTGRFRLLAAMVVTGGLARLASLLIVGAPSQGHLIGLGIELGVVPLLTLWQARVARRTR, from the coding sequence GTGACCGAGAAGCGCTGGCTCCAGCTCGCCGTCGCTGCCGCCTGCTTCGTGCCGCTGTCGGCGTCGATTCTCAGCCTGATCCGCGGCCCGGCATGGATCGGCGGCGTCACCGACGTGCCGACCGATCTCGACAGCCATTTCCGCTATCTGTCGGGCATTTTCCTGGCGATGGGCATCGGCTTCGTCACCTGCATCCCCGGTATCGAGGACAAGACCGGTCGCTTCCGGCTGCTCGCGGCGATGGTCGTGACGGGCGGGCTGGCGCGGCTGGCGTCACTGCTAATCGTCGGCGCGCCGTCGCAGGGGCATCTGATCGGGCTCGGGATCGAGCTGGGCGTGGTCCCGCTTCTGACGCTGTGGCAGGCGCGGGTGGCGCGGCGGACCCGCTAA
- a CDS encoding DUF2721 domain-containing protein has protein sequence MATSFAPVLSTVAETIQISIAPVFLLAGIGGILNVMTGRLARVIDRARSIEALHPRSTGPEHDRHVWELRRIDKRITIINAAITLVTASAVAICVVVALLFIAELSALQIGTVVAVAFILSMLLLTSGLACFLIEVRLSLKASHIRAELLERDRP, from the coding sequence ATGGCCACCAGCTTCGCTCCCGTCCTGTCCACCGTTGCCGAGACCATCCAGATCTCGATCGCGCCGGTGTTCCTGCTTGCCGGGATCGGCGGCATCCTCAACGTTATGACCGGGCGGCTGGCGCGGGTGATCGACCGGGCGCGCAGCATCGAGGCGCTGCACCCGCGCTCGACCGGGCCGGAGCATGATCGCCACGTCTGGGAGCTGCGCCGCATCGACAAGCGCATCACCATCATCAACGCCGCGATCACGCTGGTGACAGCGAGTGCAGTAGCAATCTGCGTGGTGGTCGCGCTGCTGTTCATCGCCGAGCTCTCCGCGCTGCAGATCGGCACCGTCGTCGCGGTCGCGTTCATCCTGTCGATGCTGCTGCTGACCAGCGGGCTCGCCTGTTTCCTGATCGAGGTGCGGCTGTCGCTCAAGGCATCGCACATCCGCGCCGAACTGCTCGAGCGCGACCGGCCGTGA
- a CDS encoding acetyl-CoA C-acetyltransferase, which translates to MTDIVITAAKRTPVGSFLGAFAATPAHELGRVAIEAALAQAGVSGDEVSEVIMGQVLTAAQGQNPARQASMAAGVPKEVPAWGVNQVCGSGLRAVALAAQAVATGDAAIVVAGGQESMSMSAHAQSLRPGTKMGDVSLVDTMVKDGLTDVFNGYHMGITAENLAEQYQVTRGDQDAFAVRSQNRAEEARGSGRFKDEIAPVTIKGRKGDTTVSDDEYIRAGATVDSVSGLRPAFKKDGSVTAANASGLNDGAAALVIMSREEAEKRGAPILARIASWASAGVDPSIMGIGPVPASRRALEKAGWTVADLDLIEANEAFAAQALAVGKDMGWDAEKVNVNGGAIAIGHPIGASGARVLTTLLYEMEKRDAKKGLATLCIGGGMGIAMCVERG; encoded by the coding sequence TCATCACCGCCGCCAAGCGCACCCCGGTCGGCAGCTTCCTGGGCGCCTTTGCCGCGACCCCGGCCCATGAACTCGGCCGCGTCGCGATCGAGGCCGCGCTCGCGCAGGCAGGCGTCAGCGGCGACGAGGTGTCGGAAGTGATCATGGGACAGGTGCTGACCGCGGCGCAGGGCCAGAACCCCGCCCGCCAGGCGTCGATGGCGGCAGGCGTGCCCAAGGAGGTTCCGGCCTGGGGCGTCAACCAGGTCTGCGGGTCCGGCCTGCGGGCGGTGGCGCTGGCAGCGCAGGCGGTGGCGACCGGCGATGCCGCGATCGTCGTCGCAGGCGGTCAGGAGTCGATGTCGATGTCGGCGCATGCCCAGTCGCTGCGCCCTGGCACCAAGATGGGTGACGTCAGCCTGGTCGATACCATGGTCAAGGATGGCCTGACCGACGTGTTCAACGGCTATCACATGGGCATCACCGCCGAGAATCTCGCCGAGCAATATCAAGTGACGCGCGGCGACCAGGACGCGTTCGCGGTCCGCTCGCAGAACCGCGCCGAAGAAGCGCGCGGCTCGGGCCGGTTCAAGGACGAGATCGCGCCCGTGACGATCAAGGGACGCAAGGGCGATACCACCGTGTCCGACGACGAATATATCCGCGCCGGCGCGACGGTCGACAGCGTGTCGGGACTGCGGCCCGCGTTCAAGAAGGACGGCAGCGTCACCGCCGCGAATGCCTCGGGCCTCAACGACGGCGCCGCCGCGCTCGTCATCATGTCGCGCGAGGAAGCCGAGAAGCGCGGCGCACCGATCCTGGCACGCATCGCCAGCTGGGCATCGGCAGGTGTCGATCCGTCGATCATGGGCATCGGCCCCGTCCCCGCCAGCCGCCGCGCGCTCGAAAAGGCAGGCTGGACGGTCGCCGACCTCGACCTGATCGAGGCCAACGAGGCGTTCGCCGCGCAGGCGCTTGCGGTCGGCAAGGACATGGGCTGGGATGCGGAAAAGGTGAACGTCAACGGCGGCGCGATCGCGATCGGCCATCCGATCGGCGCATCGGGAGCGCGTGTCCTTACGACATTGCTCTACGAGATGGAAAAGCGCGACGCCAAAAAGGGTCTGGCGACGCTCTGCATCGGCGGCGGCATGGGCATCGCCATGTGCGTCGAGCGGGGATGA